TAGCCGTGCTCGTGTGGCGCGATTAGCGCACGTGGTCCAATCAGAAAGCCTTACCAATCTGGCACAGAGCGATGTCTATTGGGATCACATCATCGCGATCGAGCCGGATGGAGAGGAAGAGGTTTATGACCTCACCGTTGACGGCTTGCACAACTTCGTTGCCAACAACATCGTCGTTCATAACAGCATTGAGCAAGACGCCGATATTGTCATGTTTATCTACCGTGAAGAAATGTATGATAAAGATACCGACAAGAAAGGCATTGCCGAGGTTCATATTGCCAAGCACCGTAACGGGCCGCTTGGCGTCGTGCCGCTCTTCTTCGATCAGCGCACGACCCGCTTCCAGAACCTCGCGCCGTTCCAATCACCAGATGGCTACTAGCGGCGTCGATATTGCTTGAGCGAATGATTGACACCTGGCCGACGTATAGACGATGCAGATAGAGCGTGGTAGTATGGGAACATGCGACGCGCAGCGCACTGTGGGAGACTGGCGTGATGACCTTCACCGGCTTTTCGACTGATGATCCGATCAAGCTGCCGCGTGAGCTTTTTACCGACGTACTGCCGATGATCACGCACTCGGCGGAGCTGAAGGTCACGCTGCATTTCTTCTACCTGCTGCGCGGCAGCCGCCGCCGTCCGCGCATGGTCGAGTGGGCCGATTTCCGCGACGATGCCGATCTGGGCCGATCCCTGCGTGCTATTGCGCCGCTGCGCCCGACTGAGGATGTACTGATCGAAGGGCTGGAAGCCGCGGTACGCCGTGGCACGCTGCTGCACGCTGCGGTGCCGGAAGGCCCGCGCGTCGGCAACTGGTATCTCGCCAACACCGAGCGCAACCGCGTCTGGATGGCGCGGATGATCGACGGCGACATCGCGTGGCTGCCGGTGCCGCAGCCACCAGCCGAGCGGCCTACGGTCTTCGCGCTGTACGAGCAAAACAT
Above is a genomic segment from Herpetosiphonaceae bacterium containing:
- a CDS encoding DnaD domain protein, yielding MVVWEHATRSALWETGVMTFTGFSTDDPIKLPRELFTDVLPMITHSAELKVTLHFFYLLRGSRRRPRMVEWADFRDDADLGRSLRAIAPLRPTEDVLIEGLEAAVRRGTLLHAAVPEGPRVGNWYLANTERNRVWMARMIDGDIAWLPVPQPPAERPTVFALYEQNIGVLTPMLAAELKEAQAIYPAAWLEDAIREAVRSNRRSWRYIAAVLDRWARDGRGPLLPTHADDPGRYISGELSNIIKY